One window of the Camelus dromedarius isolate mCamDro1 chromosome 15, mCamDro1.pat, whole genome shotgun sequence genome contains the following:
- the BMP10 gene encoding bone morphogenetic protein 10, which produces MGALALQLCAVSCLVVHWVSGSPILSLEQSPLEEDMPLFDDVFSEQDGVDFNTLLQSMKHEFLKTLNLSDIPMQDSAKIDPPEYMLELYNKFATDRTSMPSANIIRSFKNEDLFSQPASFNGLRKYPLFFNVSIPHHEEVIMAELRLYTLVQRDRMIYDGVDRKITIFEVLESKGENEGERSMLVLVSGEIYGTNSEWETFDVTDAIRRWQKSGSSLHQLEVHIESRHDEMEDAGRGQLEIDTSARNKHVPLLVVFSDDQSSEKERKEELSEMIAHEQLPELDHLGLDGYSSGPGEEALLQMRSNIIYDSTARIRRNAKGNYCKRTPLYIDFKEIGWDSWIIAPPGYEAYECRGVCNYPLAEHLTPTKHAIIQALVHLKNSQKASKACCVPTKLEPISILYLDKGVVTYKFKYEGMAVSECGCR; this is translated from the exons ATGGGTGCCCTGGCCCTGCAGCTGTGCGCTGTCTCCTGCCTGGTGGTTCACTGGGTTTCTGGCAGCCCCATCTTGAGCTTGGAGCAGTCGCCTCTGGAAGAAGACATGCCCCTCTTTGATGATGTCTTCTCAGAGCAAGACGGTGTCGACTTTAACACACTGCTACAGAGCATGAAACACGAGTTCCTCAAGACGTTAAATCTGTCTGACATCCCGATGCAGGATTCAGCCAAGATTGACCCACCAGAGTACATGTTGGAACTCTACAACAAATTTGCCACAGATCGGACCTCCATGCCTTCTGCCAACATCATTAGGAGTTTCAAGAATGAAG atctgttttcccaaccagctagttttAATGGGCTCCGAAAATACCCTCTCTTCTTCAATGTGTCCATCCCGCACCATGAAGAGGTCATCATGGCCGAACTCAGGTTGTACACCCTGGTGCAAAGAGATCGCATGATATATGATGGTGTGGACCGGAAAATTACCATTTTTGAAGTACTAGAGAGCAAAGGGGAAAATGAGGGCGAACGAAGCATGCTGGTCTTGGTGTCAGGGGAGATCTATGGAACCAACAGTGAGTGGGAGACTTTTGACGTCACCGATGCCATCAGACGCTGGCAAAAGTCAGGCTCATCCCTCCACCAGCTGGAGGTCCACATCGAGAGCAGGCATGATGAAATGGAGGATGCCGGCAGGGGACAACTGGAAATAGACACCAGTGCCCGGAATAAGCACGTCCCTTTGCTTGTCGTGTTTTCCGACGATCAGAGCAGCGAGAAGGAACGGAAGGAGGAACTGAGTGAAATGATCGCCCACGAGCAACTCCCGGAGCTGGACCACCTGGGCCTGGATGGCTATTCCAGCGGACCCGGGGAAGAGGCTCTGCTGCAGATGAGGTCCAACATCATCTACGACTCCACTGCCCGCATCAGGAGGAACGCTAAGGGAAACTACTGCAAGAGGACCCCGCTCTACATCGACTTCAAGGAGATTGGCTGGGACTCTTGGATCATCGCCCCGCCTGGATACGAAGCCTACGAATGCCGTGGTGTTTGCAACTACCCCCTGGCAGAGCATCTCACCCCCACAAAGCACGCGATTATCCAGGCCTTGGTCCACCTCAAGAATTCCCAGAAGGCTTCCAAAGCCTGCTGTGTGCCCACCAAGCTGGAGCCCATCTCCATCCTCTATCTAGACAAAGGCGTCGTCACTTACAAGTTTAAGTATGAAGGCATGGCCGTCTCTGAGTGTGGCTGTAGATAG